A DNA window from Sporosarcina sp. ANT_H38 contains the following coding sequences:
- a CDS encoding GNAT family N-acetyltransferase, whose amino-acid sequence MTLLRYKKTYEKIAMGLLSYMPGDKTVKKLQEWIFHYETDESWQLYLLKKDEDFLGLIGIQLGEEDYTLQHLSVNPSFRGEGIGQEMVMKLQALFPDKACIGTEETDLFIQKCKSKEDGSDN is encoded by the coding sequence TTGACACTTTTGCGTTATAAGAAAACGTATGAAAAAATTGCGATGGGGTTACTCTCCTATATGCCCGGCGATAAAACTGTGAAAAAATTGCAAGAATGGATTTTTCACTATGAAACGGATGAAAGTTGGCAGTTATATCTTTTGAAAAAAGATGAGGACTTCCTCGGTTTGATCGGCATTCAATTAGGAGAAGAAGACTACACATTACAGCATCTTTCTGTCAATCCATCTTTCCGCGGGGAAGGGATTGGTCAAGAAATGGTGATGAAACTGCAAGCGCTCTTCCCTGACAAAGCATGTATAGGAACTGAAGAAACTGATTTATTCATACAGAAATGTAAGTCTAAAGAAGATGGTTCAGACAATTAA
- a CDS encoding spore germination protein gives MEKLFQSKNEGEEWFYTCFGKDKTFDATARTLHLWDMPALLLYINGLIDSDAITALLTQMQGDRGREDEVEEDGGERFLSFFPYHAVSNVKDKNDLLTELLSGQAAFITPDGYAFIIDIRSYPGRQPAEPDNEKVVRGSRDGFTENIIQNTALIRRRLRTENLRFEMHKVTMNGKTDVSITYMQGAASEEHLTYIRDRLDAIRHDGLTMTDKSLEEFLFKQRFHPMPFVRFTERPDICAAHLLEGHIAIIVDTSPSVILAPAPLFHHLQHAEEYRQAPLIGTIVRLIRFFAAAMSLILLPFWYLLATHQQYLPDFLSYIGPNDTGEIPLLIQLLIADGGIEILRMAAIHTPTPMSTAMGLVAAIVIGQVAIDVGLFTPEVVLYVAVSAIFTFSIPSYELSLTTKIFRVCILLSTALFGAPGFFLSVAVLFYYLCALKPMAVPYLWPAVPFFPQAMLRILIRFPMTTDAPRPFITDSPDRDRVS, from the coding sequence ATGGAAAAGCTATTCCAATCGAAGAATGAAGGAGAAGAGTGGTTCTATACCTGTTTTGGTAAAGACAAGACGTTCGATGCTACTGCCAGAACATTGCATCTTTGGGATATGCCTGCTCTGCTCCTTTATATTAATGGACTTATTGACAGTGATGCGATTACGGCTTTGTTGACGCAAATGCAAGGAGATAGGGGACGGGAGGACGAAGTCGAGGAAGATGGAGGGGAACGGTTCCTCTCCTTTTTTCCGTATCACGCCGTTTCAAATGTGAAAGATAAAAACGATTTACTGACCGAGCTATTAAGTGGACAAGCAGCCTTCATCACACCTGATGGGTATGCTTTTATAATTGACATCCGATCTTATCCTGGCAGGCAGCCTGCAGAACCTGACAATGAAAAAGTCGTTAGAGGTTCGAGAGACGGATTTACAGAGAACATCATCCAAAATACCGCGCTCATCAGAAGGCGGCTTCGTACAGAAAACTTGCGGTTCGAAATGCATAAAGTGACGATGAATGGAAAAACAGATGTATCTATCACCTACATGCAAGGGGCGGCAAGTGAAGAACATCTAACTTATATCCGCGACCGGCTGGACGCCATTCGCCACGATGGACTGACAATGACTGATAAGTCCCTAGAAGAATTTTTGTTTAAACAGCGTTTTCATCCAATGCCATTCGTTCGTTTCACGGAGCGACCTGATATATGTGCGGCACATTTATTGGAAGGGCATATAGCAATCATCGTGGATACATCCCCCTCTGTCATACTTGCACCAGCTCCATTGTTTCATCATCTTCAACATGCCGAAGAATATCGACAGGCTCCCCTTATTGGAACGATTGTCAGGTTAATTCGGTTTTTTGCAGCTGCAATGAGTCTTATTCTTTTACCATTTTGGTACTTGCTTGCAACGCATCAACAATACTTACCTGATTTTCTTAGTTATATTGGACCGAATGATACTGGCGAAATCCCCTTACTTATACAACTTCTTATCGCAGATGGCGGAATCGAGATACTTCGAATGGCAGCTATTCACACGCCGACACCGATGTCGACCGCGATGGGGCTTGTTGCAGCGATTGTCATTGGGCAAGTCGCAATAGACGTTGGTCTATTCACACCAGAAGTTGTTTTATATGTGGCGGTAAGCGCCATTTTTACATTCTCTATTCCCTCTTACGAATTAAGCCTTACGACAAAAATTTTCAGAGTGTGTATTCTATTGTCTACTGCGTTATTTGGGGCACCCGGATTTTTCTTATCCGTTGCCGTACTTTTCTATTATTTATGTGCACTGAAACCAATGGCTGTACCGTATTTATGGCCCGCTGTACCATTTTTCCCGCAGGCGATGTTACGTATCCTTATTAGGTTTCCAATGACTACAGATGCCCCTAGACCGTTCATTACAGACTCTCCAGATAGGGATCGTGTTTCTTAG
- a CDS encoding DUF309 domain-containing protein: MHPYHHPLFVNFIVYFNSNQDYFECHEVLEEYWKSIPNSDKNHPLTAYILLATGMYHWRRGNKPGASRTLNKAMTKFPTFVTNNPAYTEEIDFDQLIHDVTRAVNYLNQDLPFESFPITILSDRITDLTSKSEQSMTLQPFGSDAVIHKHMLRDRSDILREREEKKKDRL, encoded by the coding sequence ATGCATCCGTATCATCATCCACTATTCGTAAATTTTATTGTTTATTTCAATAGCAATCAAGACTATTTTGAATGCCACGAAGTACTGGAGGAATACTGGAAATCTATTCCGAACAGCGATAAAAACCACCCGTTGACAGCCTATATCCTTCTTGCTACTGGAATGTATCATTGGCGGAGAGGTAATAAGCCCGGAGCATCACGAACTCTCAACAAAGCAATGACAAAGTTTCCGACTTTCGTTACCAACAATCCTGCATACACGGAAGAAATTGATTTTGACCAGTTAATACACGATGTTACAAGAGCGGTAAACTATTTGAATCAAGATCTGCCATTCGAATCGTTCCCAATCACAATCCTATCAGATAGAATTACTGACCTGACTAGTAAGTCGGAACAATCTATGACACTTCAACCTTTTGGCAGCGATGCCGTCATTCATAAACATATGCTTAGAGACCGCAGTGATATTCTTCGGGAACGTGAAGAAAAGAAGAAGGATAGACTTTAA
- the spoIIAB gene encoding anti-sigma F factor: protein MNNEMTLSFVAIEENEALARMATTCFITPLDPTIEEISEFKTIVSEAVTNAIIHGYECDGKSMVTVRAVIEGNKVTMTVRDEGMGIFDVDQAMEPMFTTRPFMERSGMGFTIMESFADKVSVESALGSGTVVKFEKTFSPVPEASRMR from the coding sequence ATGAACAATGAAATGACGTTATCATTCGTCGCAATTGAGGAAAATGAAGCGCTGGCAAGAATGGCTACGACTTGTTTTATCACGCCTCTTGATCCGACTATCGAAGAGATTTCAGAATTTAAGACAATTGTGTCGGAAGCTGTGACGAATGCAATCATTCATGGTTACGAGTGCGATGGAAAGAGTATGGTTACTGTCCGTGCTGTAATTGAAGGAAACAAAGTAACGATGACGGTCCGAGATGAAGGTATGGGCATTTTTGACGTGGATCAAGCGATGGAACCTATGTTTACAACGCGCCCCTTCATGGAGCGATCGGGTATGGGATTTACGATAATGGAAAGTTTTGCCGACAAAGTGTCAGTCGAATCTGCATTAGGAAGTGGAACAGTCGTAAAGTTCGAGAAAACGTTTTCTCCGGTCCCGGAAGCAAGCAGAATGAGGTGA
- a CDS encoding pyrimidine-nucleoside phosphorylase, producing the protein MNLFRMVDVIEKKRNGEVLTKEEITFFVNGYTEGSIPDYQASAFLMAIYFKGMTAEEQGYLTMAMVESGDQIDLSAIEGIKVDKHSTGGVGDTTTLILVPLVAACGVPVAKMSGRGLGHTGGTLDKLEAIEGFHIELTEEQFVKQVNDLKLAVIGQSGNLTPADKKLYSLRDVTATVDSIPLIASSIMSKKIAAGADAIVLDVKTGDGAFMKTEEDARALAHSMVAIGKQVGRNTMAVISDMSQPLGFAIGNSLEVIEAVETLKGNGPEDLTELCLVLGSKMIVAGEKASSVEEARDMLKAVIADGSALELFGKLIEAQGGNGAIIHDTSLLPTARYQIEVPALSSGYVTKMEADDIGVAAMLLGAGRATKDDEIDLAVGIVLTKKIGDTVLEGEPLAIIHSNTENVEQSMTLIQKHISIGKEAVESPRLIGDMITG; encoded by the coding sequence ATGAATTTGTTCAGAATGGTAGATGTTATTGAGAAAAAACGGAACGGTGAAGTACTTACAAAAGAAGAAATCACTTTTTTTGTAAATGGCTATACAGAAGGTTCTATCCCGGATTATCAAGCGAGTGCGTTTCTTATGGCGATTTATTTCAAAGGAATGACTGCTGAAGAACAAGGATACTTGACGATGGCGATGGTTGAGTCTGGAGATCAGATTGATTTATCAGCAATCGAAGGGATTAAAGTAGATAAGCATTCGACAGGTGGAGTTGGCGATACTACGACATTAATCTTGGTCCCTCTCGTGGCAGCGTGCGGCGTTCCTGTCGCGAAAATGAGTGGCAGGGGTCTTGGACATACTGGAGGGACACTGGACAAGCTCGAGGCGATAGAAGGGTTCCATATCGAATTGACTGAAGAACAGTTTGTCAAGCAAGTAAATGATTTGAAATTAGCGGTCATTGGTCAGAGTGGCAACTTGACACCGGCTGATAAAAAACTCTATTCCTTGCGAGATGTGACGGCTACTGTCGATAGCATTCCGCTAATTGCCAGCTCAATTATGAGCAAGAAAATTGCTGCGGGTGCAGATGCGATTGTCCTCGATGTGAAAACGGGCGACGGTGCATTCATGAAAACTGAAGAAGATGCAAGAGCACTTGCTCATTCGATGGTGGCAATTGGTAAACAAGTCGGTAGAAATACGATGGCGGTCATTTCTGATATGAGCCAGCCTTTAGGATTTGCAATTGGGAACTCACTTGAAGTAATTGAAGCGGTTGAGACTCTCAAGGGGAATGGCCCTGAAGATTTGACTGAACTTTGTCTTGTTCTAGGTAGCAAGATGATTGTTGCAGGAGAAAAAGCTTCTTCAGTTGAGGAAGCTAGGGATATGCTGAAAGCGGTCATAGCTGATGGTTCAGCACTTGAACTGTTTGGCAAACTGATTGAAGCGCAAGGTGGTAATGGTGCAATTATTCATGATACATCGCTATTGCCAACAGCGAGATATCAGATTGAAGTACCTGCGCTATCATCGGGTTATGTAACGAAGATGGAAGCTGATGACATTGGCGTTGCAGCGATGCTACTGGGCGCGGGTAGAGCGACAAAAGATGATGAAATCGATCTTGCAGTAGGTATTGTACTTACTAAAAAAATCGGGGATACTGTGTTAGAAGGAGAACCGCTTGCCATTATCCATTCGAATACGGAAAACGTAGAACAATCCATGACACTGATCCAAAAACATATTTCCATTGGAAAAGAAGCAGTGGAAAGCCCGCGTCTCATTGGTGACATGATTACGGGTTAA
- a CDS encoding D-alanyl-D-alanine carboxypeptidase family protein, whose protein sequence is MKRTLIVVLFFMLLVGGGQKEVAASGQAWAVIDADTGRLLEGQNENVRLPIASLTKMWTAFTFIESGKLPKDVIISPQAASAEGSSLYLPQGMMIDSYALLNGLMLRSGNDAARALAEHAGGSMDGFVDLMNEKALLYGLNDTVFTNPSGLHDERHLSTAYETALMLHYAMGNDKFRKIATTENYSYQGKDQAYNWRNKHRLIHSEQTAIAGKTGFTKAAGRTLATYFEKDGKNIIVVTLNDGNDWNTHRNLASKVFSTFDLVTVAKKGVYDILPGVEAELAKPIRLLLKKGEKSKLSNVILIPRGKDEKSTGHWTVSLDNEPLITTEVLIKQ, encoded by the coding sequence TTGAAACGGACGCTAATCGTTGTCCTATTTTTCATGTTACTTGTTGGCGGAGGTCAGAAAGAAGTTGCTGCATCCGGCCAAGCATGGGCTGTTATTGACGCTGATACAGGCAGATTATTAGAAGGTCAAAACGAAAATGTTAGACTGCCAATTGCCAGTCTAACAAAAATGTGGACGGCGTTTACGTTCATTGAAAGTGGTAAACTGCCCAAAGATGTCATAATTTCGCCACAAGCTGCCTCGGCAGAAGGATCATCTCTTTACTTGCCGCAAGGAATGATGATTGACTCGTATGCCCTACTAAATGGTCTGATGCTGCGGTCGGGTAACGATGCTGCACGTGCGCTGGCAGAACATGCAGGCGGTTCAATGGATGGCTTTGTAGACCTGATGAATGAAAAAGCGCTTTTGTACGGATTGAATGATACTGTCTTCACGAATCCATCTGGATTGCATGATGAGCGTCACTTGTCTACTGCATACGAAACTGCGCTCATGCTACACTATGCAATGGGGAATGACAAATTTCGTAAAATTGCTACCACAGAGAATTATAGTTACCAAGGTAAGGACCAGGCCTATAATTGGCGTAACAAACACCGTCTTATCCATTCTGAGCAGACCGCGATTGCAGGAAAGACCGGATTTACAAAAGCAGCGGGCAGGACACTTGCAACTTATTTCGAGAAAGACGGCAAAAACATCATCGTCGTTACACTGAATGATGGTAACGACTGGAATACGCATAGAAACTTGGCAAGTAAAGTGTTTTCAACTTTCGACTTAGTGACTGTCGCCAAAAAAGGAGTATATGATATTCTTCCTGGTGTAGAAGCAGAACTAGCCAAACCTATCCGTTTGTTATTGAAAAAAGGTGAGAAATCAAAATTGTCGAATGTCATTCTCATCCCTCGTGGAAAAGATGAAAAGAGTACAGGGCATTGGACTGTGTCACTCGACAATGAGCCACTTATTACGACTGAAGTACTCATAAAACAATGA
- the lysA gene encoding diaminopimelate decarboxylase — protein MHFYGTQAVNERGHLTIGGSDTVDLAHTYGTPLNVYDIALFRERASAFKKTFETMGIRAQVAYASKAFSSIAIYEIAEQQGLSLDVVSGGELFTAVSADFPRNRIHFHGNNKSFTELQYAFDEKIGCIVIDNFSEIELVKEIAESRKESMNVLIRVTPGVHASTHDYITTGQEDSKFGFDLKNGQTDEAFLQLYNHPYINLLGMHCHIGSQIFETDAFRLASEALMNKMVAWRDNHEFICTVLNLGGGFGIRYTEEDKPLEPSVYVEEMATVVLSMTRSHNYPVPEIWIEPGRSLVGDAGTTLYTAGSSKEVPGVRKYVAVDGGMSDNIRPALYGAKYTAVSANRMDEPHVDKVTIAGKCCESGDKLIEEAQLANPTEGDIIAVFCTGAYGYSMASNYNRLPKPAVVFCENGEHQLVVRRETYEDIVRLDIPLQLVRREERI, from the coding sequence ATGCATTTTTACGGAACACAAGCAGTCAACGAACGTGGACATCTGACAATAGGTGGCTCGGATACAGTTGATCTTGCACATACTTATGGAACACCACTTAACGTCTATGATATTGCCTTGTTCCGTGAACGGGCAAGCGCCTTTAAGAAAACATTTGAAACTATGGGCATCCGCGCGCAAGTCGCTTATGCGAGTAAAGCATTTTCGTCCATTGCTATCTATGAAATCGCCGAACAACAAGGACTTTCTCTGGATGTTGTTTCGGGAGGGGAATTGTTTACAGCGGTATCTGCGGACTTCCCGCGCAATCGAATTCATTTCCACGGCAACAATAAAAGCTTTACCGAATTACAATATGCTTTCGATGAAAAAATAGGATGTATCGTCATTGATAATTTTTCTGAAATCGAACTAGTTAAAGAAATCGCTGAATCTCGTAAAGAATCTATGAACGTGCTTATCCGAGTGACTCCAGGTGTACACGCATCTACACATGATTACATTACAACTGGCCAGGAAGATTCGAAGTTTGGATTTGATCTGAAAAATGGGCAGACTGATGAGGCATTCCTTCAGTTGTACAATCATCCTTACATCAATTTGTTAGGTATGCATTGCCATATCGGCTCTCAAATATTCGAAACAGATGCGTTCCGTTTAGCATCAGAGGCACTCATGAATAAGATGGTTGCTTGGCGCGATAATCACGAATTCATCTGCACAGTTTTGAATTTAGGTGGAGGATTTGGTATTCGTTATACTGAAGAAGACAAACCGCTTGAACCATCCGTATACGTCGAAGAAATGGCGACGGTTGTTCTTTCAATGACGCGCAGCCACAATTACCCTGTACCAGAAATTTGGATTGAGCCAGGCAGATCGCTGGTCGGTGATGCAGGTACAACTCTTTATACTGCTGGCAGTTCAAAAGAAGTGCCTGGTGTTCGGAAATATGTCGCAGTTGACGGCGGAATGTCTGATAATATTCGCCCGGCATTGTATGGTGCAAAATATACTGCTGTTTCGGCAAATCGTATGGACGAGCCTCATGTGGATAAAGTGACGATAGCAGGGAAATGTTGTGAATCCGGAGATAAGCTTATTGAAGAGGCTCAGCTCGCTAATCCAACCGAAGGGGATATCATTGCTGTTTTCTGTACAGGTGCGTATGGCTACTCAATGGCTAGTAACTACAACCGCCTTCCGAAACCGGCAGTCGTATTCTGTGAAAATGGAGAACATCAGCTTGTCGTTCGCCGGGAAACCTATGAAGACATTGTCAGATTAGACATACCGTTGCAATTAGTAAGACGGGAGGAGAGGATTTGA
- a CDS encoding SigF/SigG family RNA polymerase sporulation sigma factor, whose protein sequence is MDASVELKPALLTQEKMRELIKISQEGDKEARRMMVEGNTRLVWSIVQRFASRGADPEDLFQIGCIGLMKSIDKFDLSYEVKFSTYAVPMVVGEIQRFLRDDGMVKVSRSIRELSFKIRHATDDYIKLHGKSPSISEVAAVLEVSVDDIVLASDALRDPASLHEQLYESEGDSLTLMDQLRDDRSERVFDHIPLRDVISKLNKRDQTIIYMRYYLDCTQSDIAERIGISQVQVSRLEKKILAQLKLWMGVDSEEIIVNVRTD, encoded by the coding sequence ATGGACGCATCCGTTGAATTAAAACCTGCATTGTTGACCCAAGAAAAGATGAGGGAACTCATTAAAATTTCGCAAGAAGGTGATAAAGAAGCGAGAAGGATGATGGTTGAGGGAAATACGCGTCTTGTCTGGTCCATTGTCCAGCGGTTTGCTTCTCGTGGCGCAGATCCTGAGGATTTGTTTCAAATCGGTTGCATTGGACTTATGAAATCGATCGATAAATTCGATCTGTCGTACGAGGTGAAGTTCTCGACATATGCTGTTCCAATGGTTGTCGGCGAAATTCAGCGTTTTCTAAGGGATGATGGAATGGTGAAAGTGAGCCGGTCTATCCGCGAGCTCAGTTTCAAAATCCGACATGCGACCGACGATTATATTAAACTTCATGGTAAATCTCCATCCATTTCAGAGGTTGCAGCAGTCTTAGAAGTGTCCGTTGACGATATCGTTCTCGCATCTGATGCGTTACGTGATCCTGCATCACTTCATGAACAGTTATATGAAAGTGAAGGGGATAGCTTAACGCTGATGGATCAGTTGCGAGATGATAGATCTGAAAGAGTGTTCGATCATATCCCGCTTCGTGATGTAATTTCCAAATTAAATAAAAGGGATCAAACGATCATTTATATGCGCTACTATCTTGATTGCACGCAAAGTGATATTGCAGAAAGAATTGGCATATCACAAGTCCAAGTGTCACGTCTGGAAAAGAAAATTTTAGCTCAATTGAAATTATGGATGGGCGTTGATTCGGAAGAAATTATAGTAAATGTGAGGACGGATTGA
- the scpB gene encoding SMC-Scp complex subunit ScpB, with protein sequence MKFNDRLPGMIESFLFIVGDEGLTIKQLTSLTEHKESEVAKAIDRLRMGYEERKESGIMLKQFGGAYRLVTKAEFVEDIKRLLENPSPKSMTQASLEVLAIIAYRQPVTRVEIDDLRGVKSEGPINTLISKGLIMEKGRSEGSGRAILFGTTDLFLDRFGLESLDGLPPLSQEEDGEAVETDLFMTKFQEAFAMENDGGGNIS encoded by the coding sequence ATGAAATTTAACGACCGTTTGCCAGGAATGATTGAAAGTTTTTTATTCATAGTTGGGGATGAAGGGTTAACGATTAAACAGTTAACCTCCCTAACTGAGCATAAAGAATCGGAAGTGGCTAAAGCAATTGATCGGCTTCGCATGGGTTATGAAGAACGTAAAGAGAGCGGTATCATGCTGAAGCAGTTTGGAGGTGCGTATCGTCTGGTGACGAAAGCAGAATTCGTAGAGGATATAAAACGGTTGTTAGAAAATCCGTCTCCGAAATCAATGACCCAGGCATCACTTGAAGTATTAGCGATTATCGCATACAGACAACCTGTGACGCGTGTTGAAATCGATGATCTTCGAGGCGTTAAATCCGAAGGACCAATCAACACTCTTATCTCAAAGGGGCTCATAATGGAAAAAGGTCGATCAGAAGGAAGTGGACGAGCAATTCTCTTTGGTACAACAGACTTGTTCCTGGACCGATTCGGATTGGAGTCTCTTGATGGATTACCACCCCTTTCTCAGGAAGAAGATGGCGAAGCAGTTGAAACAGACTTGTTCATGACAAAGTTCCAAGAAGCTTTTGCAATGGAAAATGATGGAGGAGGAAACATTTCTTGA
- a CDS encoding anti-sigma factor antagonist (This anti-anti-sigma factor, or anti-sigma factor antagonist, belongs to a family that includes characterized members SpoIIAA, RsbV, RsfA, and RsfB.), whose product MADIEIIDNGVLIATLQGELDNHEANRIRSQISTSIYSGQVRAVIWDLSRLGFMDSAGIGLILGRMRDLAPVEGETLILNPSSTMEKIFTFSGLGPNIRHCTVEIAIGEIGGVLHEQ is encoded by the coding sequence ATGGCAGACATCGAAATCATTGATAATGGTGTTTTAATTGCAACACTGCAAGGGGAATTAGACAACCATGAGGCAAATCGAATTAGATCTCAAATTTCTACATCTATTTACAGTGGACAAGTCCGAGCGGTTATATGGGATTTGTCGAGGCTTGGATTCATGGATAGCGCAGGAATCGGGCTCATTCTTGGAAGGATGCGCGATTTAGCACCTGTGGAGGGAGAAACACTTATTTTAAATCCATCCTCGACGATGGAGAAGATATTTACATTTTCCGGTCTTGGACCAAATATAAGGCATTGCACGGTCGAAATAGCGATCGGGGAAATCGGAGGGGTTTTGCATGAACAATGA
- a CDS encoding segregation/condensation protein A, whose product MTYQVKLDAFEGPLDLLLHLINRLEIDIYDIPMAELTTQYIEHLQAMRVLQLDELSEYLVLAATLIEIKSKMLLPVHDGEEFDDDFDFDMEDDPRDELVARLIEYKKYKEAAISLKESADMRSGYFTKPPEDLTEFGEIVVSESEESLNVFDLIGAFQKMLHRKRLKAPMTASISKTEVSISEKMNDIMAILEKGGGKCDFYSLFEKGETSDLVVTFLSLLELMKRRDITVNQAGNFDDLTVSFRREDE is encoded by the coding sequence ATGACATATCAAGTGAAATTAGATGCTTTTGAAGGGCCACTAGATCTATTATTGCATTTAATTAACCGACTTGAAATTGATATATACGATATCCCGATGGCGGAATTGACAACGCAGTACATAGAACACCTCCAAGCGATGCGTGTACTGCAATTGGACGAACTAAGCGAATACCTTGTCCTTGCAGCGACATTGATTGAAATTAAGAGCAAAATGCTTTTGCCGGTCCATGACGGTGAAGAGTTCGATGACGACTTTGATTTTGACATGGAAGATGATCCGCGTGATGAGCTAGTTGCTCGCCTGATTGAATACAAAAAATATAAAGAGGCAGCCATTAGTCTGAAAGAATCTGCGGATATGCGATCCGGATATTTTACCAAACCACCCGAAGATCTTACGGAGTTTGGCGAAATAGTGGTGAGTGAGTCGGAAGAAAGTTTGAATGTGTTCGATTTAATCGGTGCATTTCAAAAGATGCTTCACAGGAAACGTTTGAAAGCACCTATGACAGCAAGTATATCCAAAACGGAAGTATCCATCAGTGAAAAAATGAATGATATTATGGCAATACTAGAAAAAGGCGGCGGAAAATGTGATTTCTATTCCTTATTCGAAAAGGGTGAGACAAGCGATCTTGTCGTAACTTTTCTATCATTGCTTGAATTAATGAAACGGCGGGACATAACTGTCAATCAGGCTGGTAATTTCGATGATTTGACAGTATCGTTCCGACGGGAGGATGAGTGA